One Kitasatospora sp. NBC_01287 DNA window includes the following coding sequences:
- a CDS encoding non-ribosomal peptide synthetase — MSEKSSETSIEKSSESRLLSRMRQRATADRIARRATTGPVPLSFAQQRLWFLDQLEPGGAEYLIPFGLRVTGPLDVSALRTALSGLVVRHEVLRTRFTADEAGQPAQLVDAPWPVEVGVHDLREAEEREAAARDLLRSAALRPFDLAAGRPLRADLVRLADEEQYLLLTVHHIVADGWSEGILARELRELYAAALADRAAELPEPTLQYADFAVWQRQWLSGGTLERQLDYWRGQLAGVEPLELPTDHRRPARHGGAGDSVPFAVPAEIAERLRSAAAGQGASLFMVLLAAFQLLLSKYSGQQDIAVGTPIAGRNRAEVESLIGFFVNTLVLRTDLSGDPTFTELLERVKETALGAYDHQDLPFERLVEELAPERDLSRNPLFQTMLVLQAPGGDAAAGAGTDAGADAGGWQFAGTRVEPVEIRRGVAKFDLTLTLVETGDGLDAAVEYRTDLFEAATVRRLVGHFQTLLAAIAERPTAALSELEMLTAAERQQIVIDWNATQGPYPDTATIHSLIEERSEREPDAIALTHGDVSLTYRQVNEQANQLAHHLRTINGITPDTLIAVCLDRSPELITTLLGILKAGAAFVPLDSDYPTDRITYMIQDTATPLVITHTDHAHRLPTETPLLLVDHNWPTSETTTNPTPVATPDHLAYVIYTSGSTGRPKGVQLDHRGVVNYLHWCNLNYPTQTPNGIGTLLYSSVTFDLTITALFLPLIQGQQLTIPVPTPDQSAFDAAIDLILTGTPISFLKATPSHLEVLTAQLELTGKHHNITTIVAGGEDLSPTLANRILTTGTGHTVIANEYGATEGSVANVMSLTTTIDPTYPTSSVGVPITNTTAYIVDRFNHPVPIGVPGECLLGGICVARGYLNRPELTTTRFIDLAINGTTQHVYRTGDLVRLRPNGEMEFIGRIDNQVKLRGYRIELGEIENNLLTHPQLSDVTVILREDTPGDKRLVAYLVAAAAPSAAELRTHLQQHLPDYMVPTGYVFLDQLPLTPNGKVDQKALPAPDGERPELASAYTAPRTPVEQAVTAIWSAILGVDPIGVHDNFFQLGGHSLLATQVTSRLRKELGVEVPVRAVFIAPTPAELAAVVTELGADQAAGPATPITAAPRDGGPLPLSFAQQRLWFLDQLEPGSAEYLVPFGLRLRGRLDLPALEAALAGLVARHEVLRTRFTADEDGHPTQRIDAPHPVPVTLHDLRGIADAGAREEAAQRLLASEGARPFDLAADALLRADVVRLADEDQFLLLTLHHIVSDGWSEGILARELREFYSAAVRQRPAELPELAAQYADFALWQREWLTGEVLDRQLDYWRGQLTGIEPLELPTDHRRPAERGGTGDAVRFGVPAEVTERLKAASAEQGASLFMTLLGTFQLLLSKYSGQQDITVGTPIAGRNRAEVEEMVGFFVNTLVMRADLSGDPTFRQVLEQVKETALGAYDHQDLPFERLVDELAPERDLSRNPLFQTMFVLQNVPEGDTWTLPGLAVEPVGVRGQAVKFDLQLTVVESGGELHAAVEYRTDLFEAATVRRLVGHFQTLLAAVAARPDARLSELEMLTAAERQQIVIDWNATQGPYPDTATIHSLIEERAEREPDAIALTHGDVSLTYRQVNEQANQLAHHLRTINGITPDTLIAVCLDRSPELITTLLGILKAGAAFVPLDPDYPTDRITYMIQDTATPLVITHTDHAHRLPTGTPLLLVDHNWPSTEATHNPTPVATPDHLAYVIYTSGSTGRPKGVQLDHRGVVNYLHWCDLNYPTQSANGIGTLLYSSVTFDLTITALFLPLIQGQQLTIPTPTPDQSAFDAAIDLILTGTPISFLKATPSHLEVLTAQLELANAKHNIATIVAGGEELTPTLANRIFATSGRTTVIANEYGATEGSVANVMSLTTDVDPTAGTTSVGVPITNTTAYVVDRFNHPVPIGVPGECLLGGICVARGYLNRPELTTTRFIADPFNTTDPTARAYRTGDLVRLRPNGEMEFIGRIDNQVKLRGYRIELGEIENNLAAHPAISATTVVVRQDTPGDKRLVAYLVPAGAATPTTTELRTHLQQHLPDYMVPTTYITLDHLPLTPNGKVDQKALPAPDHHRPDLAATYTAPRTPVERTLATIWSEILGVDPIGVHDNFFELGGDSIISIQVIAKAKKFGLHLTPRMIFKHQTIAEIAEHAQAGGSVDAEQGRVRGEVVLTPIQHWFFEKELPSGHHFNQAELLATDGLDPALLATALGDLTEHHDALRLRYRGQGSSWSQHLAETAGPDVLQLHDLSGVGDDELWSVMRGIGEQVQRSLDLRDGPILRGALLELGAGRGQRLLLTVHHLAVDSVSWRILLEDLGSAYEQRAAGRTPQLPPKTSSFKAWAEHLRRFAVSPEAEAEFAYWSEPKPDGRLPRDRRGANEARSGDTVSVSLTPTETGALLRDVPRAFNTQINDALLTALARAVARWTGSGSTLIGLEGHGREDLFNDVDLSRTVGWFTSVFPVALTVDPAADPATSLGGVKEQLARIPNKGVGYGILRYLGSPAVTAALQAQPTPEINFNYLGQFTEQLPGIGRYADPTEPKGQSTSPDGMRWNVLDITAAVEGDTFGLNITYSAALHDRRTVQRLADAILDGLRQLISAGTDPAAGPATGPARATEGTPLTDVSATDMAAILKRFSA; from the coding sequence ATGAGCGAGAAGTCCAGCGAGACGTCCATCGAGAAGTCCAGCGAGTCCCGACTGCTCTCCCGGATGCGGCAGCGCGCCACCGCCGACCGGATCGCCCGCCGCGCCACGACCGGCCCGGTGCCACTCTCCTTCGCGCAGCAGCGGCTCTGGTTCCTGGACCAGCTCGAACCGGGCGGGGCGGAGTACCTGATCCCCTTCGGTCTGCGGGTCACCGGGCCGCTGGACGTCAGCGCGCTGCGGACCGCGCTGTCCGGGCTGGTGGTGCGCCACGAGGTGCTGCGCACCCGGTTCACCGCCGACGAGGCGGGGCAGCCCGCGCAGTTGGTCGACGCGCCCTGGCCGGTCGAGGTCGGCGTGCACGACCTGCGGGAGGCCGAGGAGCGCGAGGCGGCGGCCCGGGACCTGCTGCGGAGCGCCGCGCTGCGGCCCTTCGACCTCGCGGCGGGGCGGCCGCTGCGGGCGGACCTGGTGCGGCTGGCGGACGAGGAGCAGTACCTGCTCCTGACGGTCCATCACATCGTGGCCGATGGCTGGTCGGAGGGCATCCTGGCCCGCGAACTGCGCGAGCTCTACGCCGCCGCGCTGGCCGATCGGGCGGCCGAACTGCCCGAACCGACCCTGCAGTACGCCGACTTCGCGGTGTGGCAGCGGCAGTGGCTGAGCGGCGGCACGCTGGAGCGGCAGCTGGACTACTGGCGCGGTCAGCTGGCCGGCGTCGAGCCGCTGGAGCTGCCGACCGACCACCGGCGGCCCGCACGGCACGGCGGCGCCGGCGACTCGGTGCCGTTCGCCGTCCCGGCCGAGATCGCCGAGCGGCTCAGGAGCGCGGCAGCCGGCCAGGGCGCGAGCCTCTTCATGGTGCTGCTAGCGGCGTTCCAGCTGCTGCTGTCCAAGTACAGCGGCCAGCAGGACATCGCGGTGGGCACCCCCATCGCCGGCCGCAACCGGGCAGAGGTCGAGTCCCTGATCGGGTTCTTCGTCAACACCCTGGTGCTGCGCACCGACCTCTCCGGCGATCCGACCTTCACCGAGTTGCTGGAGCGGGTCAAGGAGACCGCGCTGGGCGCCTATGACCACCAGGACCTGCCCTTCGAGCGGCTGGTGGAGGAGCTGGCGCCCGAGCGCGACCTGAGCCGCAACCCGCTCTTCCAGACGATGCTGGTGCTCCAGGCACCGGGCGGCGACGCCGCGGCGGGGGCGGGGACGGACGCCGGGGCGGACGCGGGCGGGTGGCAGTTCGCCGGGACGCGGGTGGAGCCCGTGGAGATCCGGCGGGGCGTGGCGAAGTTCGACCTGACGCTCACGCTGGTGGAGACCGGTGACGGCCTGGACGCGGCGGTTGAGTACCGGACCGACCTCTTCGAGGCGGCGACGGTGCGGCGGCTGGTCGGGCACTTCCAGACCCTGCTGGCGGCGATCGCCGAGCGGCCGACAGCCGCGCTGAGCGAGTTGGAGATGCTCACGGCCGCCGAGCGGCAGCAGATCGTCATCGACTGGAACGCCACCCAGGGCCCCTACCCCGACACCGCCACCATCCACTCCCTCATCGAAGAACGCAGCGAACGCGAACCCGACGCCATCGCCCTCACCCACGGCGACGTCTCTCTGACCTACCGCCAGGTCAACGAGCAGGCCAACCAACTCGCCCACCACCTACGCACCATCAACGGCATCACCCCCGACACCCTCATCGCCGTCTGCCTGGACCGCAGCCCCGAACTCATCACCACCCTCCTCGGCATCCTCAAAGCCGGCGCCGCCTTCGTCCCCCTGGACTCCGACTACCCCACCGACCGCATCACCTACATGATCCAGGACACCGCGACACCCCTCGTCATCACCCACACCGATCACGCCCACCGCCTCCCCACCGAAACCCCACTCCTCCTCGTGGACCACAACTGGCCCACGTCGGAGACGACCACCAACCCCACGCCCGTCGCCACCCCCGACCACCTCGCCTACGTCATCTACACCAGCGGCTCCACCGGCCGACCCAAGGGCGTCCAACTCGACCACCGCGGCGTCGTCAACTACCTCCACTGGTGCAACCTCAACTACCCCACCCAGACCCCCAACGGCATCGGCACCCTCCTCTACTCCTCCGTCACCTTCGACCTCACCATCACCGCCCTCTTCCTCCCCCTCATCCAAGGCCAACAACTCACCATCCCCGTACCCACACCCGACCAGAGCGCCTTCGACGCCGCCATCGACCTCATCCTCACCGGCACCCCCATCAGCTTCCTCAAAGCCACCCCCTCCCACCTCGAAGTCCTCACCGCCCAACTCGAACTGACCGGCAAACACCACAACATCACCACCATCGTCGCCGGCGGCGAAGACCTCTCCCCCACCCTCGCCAACCGCATCCTGACCACCGGCACCGGCCACACCGTCATCGCCAACGAATACGGCGCCACCGAAGGCTCCGTCGCCAACGTCATGAGCCTGACCACCACCATCGACCCCACCTACCCCACCTCCTCGGTCGGCGTCCCCATCACCAACACCACCGCCTACATCGTCGACCGCTTCAACCACCCCGTCCCCATCGGCGTCCCCGGCGAATGCCTCCTCGGCGGCATCTGCGTCGCCCGCGGCTACCTCAACCGCCCCGAACTCACCACCACCCGCTTCATCGACCTGGCGATCAACGGCACCACCCAGCACGTCTACCGCACCGGCGACCTCGTCCGCCTGCGCCCCAACGGCGAAATGGAATTCATCGGCCGCATCGACAACCAGGTCAAACTCCGCGGCTACCGCATCGAACTCGGCGAAATCGAGAACAACCTCCTCACCCACCCGCAGCTCTCGGACGTGACCGTGATCCTGCGTGAGGACACCCCCGGCGACAAGCGCCTGGTCGCCTACCTGGTCGCCGCGGCCGCGCCGAGCGCCGCCGAGCTCCGCACCCACCTCCAGCAGCACCTGCCCGACTACATGGTCCCCACGGGATACGTCTTCCTCGACCAGCTGCCGCTGACGCCCAACGGCAAGGTCGACCAGAAGGCGCTGCCGGCCCCGGACGGCGAACGCCCCGAGCTGGCGTCCGCCTACACCGCGCCGCGCACGCCCGTCGAGCAGGCGGTCACCGCGATCTGGTCCGCCATCCTGGGCGTCGACCCGATCGGCGTCCACGACAACTTCTTCCAGCTCGGCGGTCACTCGCTACTCGCCACCCAGGTCACCTCCCGGTTGCGCAAGGAGCTGGGGGTAGAGGTTCCGGTCCGAGCCGTCTTCATTGCGCCCACGCCGGCCGAACTCGCCGCCGTCGTCACGGAGCTGGGCGCCGACCAGGCCGCTGGTCCGGCCACGCCGATCACCGCAGCGCCTCGGGACGGCGGGCCGCTGCCGCTCTCCTTCGCGCAGCAGCGGCTCTGGTTCCTCGACCAGCTGGAGCCGGGCAGCGCCGAGTACCTGGTGCCGTTCGGACTCCGGCTGCGGGGCCGACTGGACCTCCCGGCGCTGGAAGCCGCCCTGGCCGGGCTGGTCGCGCGGCACGAGGTGCTGCGGACGCGGTTCACCGCCGACGAGGACGGCCACCCGACCCAGCGGATCGACGCCCCGCACCCGGTTCCGGTGACCCTGCACGACCTGCGCGGGATCGCCGACGCCGGGGCACGCGAGGAGGCCGCGCAGCGGCTGCTGGCGAGCGAGGGTGCCCGGCCGTTCGACCTGGCGGCCGACGCCCTGCTGCGGGCGGACGTGGTGCGGCTCGCCGACGAGGACCAGTTCCTGCTACTGACGCTCCATCACATCGTCTCGGACGGCTGGTCGGAAGGCATCCTGGCCCGCGAACTGCGCGAGTTCTACTCCGCGGCCGTTCGGCAGCGGCCCGCCGAGCTGCCGGAACTGGCGGCGCAGTACGCCGACTTCGCCCTGTGGCAGCGCGAGTGGCTGACCGGCGAGGTGCTGGACCGGCAGCTGGACTACTGGCGCGGTCAGTTGACGGGCATCGAACCGCTGGAGCTGCCCACCGACCACCGCCGCCCCGCCGAGCGCGGCGGCACGGGGGACGCGGTCCGGTTCGGCGTCCCGGCCGAGGTGACCGAGCGGCTGAAGGCAGCGAGCGCCGAGCAGGGCGCGAGCCTCTTCATGACGCTGCTGGGCACCTTCCAGCTGCTGCTCTCCAAGTACAGCGGCCAGCAGGACATCACGGTCGGCACCCCGATCGCAGGCCGCAACCGGGCCGAGGTCGAGGAGATGGTCGGATTCTTCGTCAACACGCTCGTCATGCGCGCCGACCTGAGCGGTGACCCGACCTTCCGGCAGGTGCTGGAGCAGGTCAAGGAGACCGCCCTGGGCGCCTACGACCACCAGGACCTGCCCTTCGAGCGGCTGGTCGACGAGCTGGCGCCCGAGCGCGACCTGAGCCGCAACCCGCTCTTCCAGACCATGTTCGTGCTGCAGAACGTCCCCGAGGGGGACACCTGGACGCTGCCCGGCCTGGCGGTCGAGCCGGTCGGCGTGCGCGGCCAGGCGGTCAAGTTCGACCTGCAACTGACCGTGGTGGAGAGCGGCGGCGAGCTCCACGCGGCGGTGGAGTACCGGACCGACCTCTTCGAGGCGGCGACGGTGCGGCGGCTGGTCGGACACTTCCAGACCCTGCTGGCCGCCGTGGCCGCCCGCCCCGACGCGAGGCTCTCCGAGTTGGAGATGCTCACGGCCGCCGAGCGGCAGCAGATCGTCATCGACTGGAACGCCACCCAGGGCCCCTACCCCGACACCGCCACCATCCACTCCCTCATCGAAGAACGGGCCGAGCGCGAACCCGACGCCATCGCCCTCACCCACGGCGACGTCTCTCTGACCTACCGCCAGGTCAACGAGCAGGCCAACCAACTCGCCCACCACCTACGCACCATCAACGGCATCACCCCCGACACCCTCATCGCGGTGTGCCTGGACCGCAGCCCCGAACTCATCACCACCCTCCTCGGCATCCTCAAAGCCGGCGCCGCCTTCGTCCCCCTGGACCCCGACTACCCCACCGACCGCATCACCTACATGATCCAGGACACCGCAACACCCCTCGTCATCACCCACACCGATCACGCCCACCGCCTCCCCACCGGCACCCCACTCCTGCTCGTGGACCACAACTGGCCCAGCACGGAGGCCACCCACAACCCCACGCCCGTCGCCACCCCCGACCACCTCGCCTACGTCATCTACACCAGCGGCTCCACCGGCCGACCCAAGGGCGTCCAACTCGACCACCGCGGCGTCGTCAACTACCTCCACTGGTGCGACCTCAACTACCCCACCCAGTCAGCGAACGGCATCGGCACCCTCCTCTACTCCTCCGTCACCTTCGACCTCACCATCACCGCCCTCTTCCTCCCCCTCATCCAAGGCCAACAACTCACCATCCCCACCCCCACACCCGACCAGAGCGCCTTCGACGCCGCCATCGACCTCATCCTCACCGGCACCCCCATCAGCTTCCTCAAAGCCACCCCCTCCCACCTCGAAGTCCTCACCGCCCAACTCGAACTCGCCAACGCCAAACACAACATCGCCACCATCGTCGCCGGCGGCGAGGAGCTGACGCCGACCCTCGCCAACCGCATCTTCGCCACCAGCGGTCGCACCACGGTCATCGCCAACGAGTACGGTGCGACCGAGGGTTCGGTCGCCAACGTGATGAGCCTGACCACCGACGTCGACCCGACCGCCGGTACCACCTCGGTGGGTGTTCCGATCACCAACACCACCGCCTACGTCGTCGACCGCTTCAACCACCCCGTCCCCATCGGCGTCCCCGGCGAATGCCTCCTCGGCGGCATCTGCGTCGCCCGCGGCTACCTCAACCGCCCCGAACTCACCACCACCCGCTTCATCGCCGACCCCTTCAACACCACCGATCCCACCGCCCGCGCCTACCGCACCGGCGACCTCGTCCGCCTGCGCCCCAACGGCGAAATGGAATTCATCGGCCGCATCGACAACCAGGTCAAACTCCGCGGCTACCGCATCGAACTCGGCGAAATCGAGAACAACCTCGCCGCCCACCCCGCCATCAGCGCCACCACCGTCGTCGTCCGCCAGGACACCCCCGGCGACAAGCGCCTCGTCGCCTACCTCGTCCCCGCCGGCGCGGCCACCCCCACCACCACCGAACTCCGCACCCACCTCCAGCAGCACCTACCCGACTACATGGTCCCCACCACCTACATCACCCTCGACCACCTCCCCCTCACCCCCAACGGCAAGGTCGACCAGAAAGCCCTCCCCGCCCCCGACCACCACCGCCCCGACCTCGCCGCCACCTACACCGCACCCCGCACACCCGTGGAGCGGACCCTCGCCACCATCTGGAGCGAGATCCTGGGGGTCGACCCGATCGGGGTGCACGACAACTTCTTCGAGCTCGGCGGCGACTCGATCATCAGCATCCAGGTGATCGCCAAGGCCAAGAAGTTCGGCCTGCACCTGACGCCGCGGATGATCTTCAAGCACCAGACCATCGCGGAGATCGCCGAGCACGCGCAGGCCGGCGGCTCGGTCGACGCGGAGCAGGGCCGGGTGCGGGGCGAGGTGGTGCTGACGCCGATCCAGCACTGGTTCTTCGAGAAGGAACTGCCCTCCGGCCACCACTTCAACCAGGCCGAGCTGCTGGCCACCGACGGCCTCGACCCGGCCCTGCTGGCCACCGCCCTGGGCGATCTGACGGAGCATCACGATGCCCTGCGGCTGCGCTACCGCGGCCAGGGGTCGAGCTGGAGCCAGCACCTGGCGGAGACCGCCGGTCCGGACGTGCTCCAGCTGCACGACCTCTCCGGGGTCGGCGACGACGAGCTGTGGTCGGTGATGCGCGGGATCGGCGAGCAGGTGCAGCGGAGCCTCGACCTGCGCGACGGGCCGATCCTGCGGGGCGCCCTGCTGGAGCTGGGCGCCGGGCGCGGGCAGCGGCTGCTGCTCACCGTGCACCACCTGGCGGTCGACAGCGTCTCCTGGCGGATCCTGCTGGAGGACCTGGGCAGCGCCTACGAACAGCGGGCCGCCGGCCGGACACCGCAACTGCCGCCCAAGACGAGCTCGTTCAAGGCCTGGGCGGAGCACCTGCGCCGGTTCGCCGTCTCCCCCGAGGCGGAGGCGGAGTTCGCGTACTGGTCGGAGCCCAAGCCGGACGGGCGGCTGCCGCGCGACCGCCGCGGCGCCAACGAGGCGCGCTCAGGCGACACCGTCAGCGTGTCGCTCACCCCGACGGAGACCGGCGCCCTGCTGCGGGACGTGCCGCGCGCGTTCAACACCCAGATCAACGACGCGCTGCTCACCGCGCTGGCCCGCGCGGTGGCGCGGTGGACCGGCAGCGGCAGCACGCTGATCGGGCTGGAGGGCCACGGCCGCGAGGACCTCTTCAACGACGTGGACCTGTCCCGCACGGTCGGCTGGTTCACCAGTGTCTTCCCCGTCGCCCTGACGGTGGACCCCGCGGCCGACCCGGCCACCTCGCTGGGCGGGGTCAAGGAGCAGCTGGCCCGCATCCCCAACAAGGGTGTCGGCTACGGGATCCTGCGCTACCTCGGCAGCCCGGCGGTGACCGCCGCCCTCCAGGCGCAGCCCACGCCCGAGATCAACTTCAACTACCTGGGCCAGTTCACCGAGCAGTTGCCGGGGATCGGCCGCTACGCCGACCCAACCGAGCCCAAGGGCCAGTCCACCAGCCCGGACGGCATGCGCTGGAACGTGCTCGACATCACCGCCGCCGTCGAGGGTGACACGTTCGGTCTCAACATCACCTACTCCGCGGCGCTGCACGACCGGCGCACCGTCCAGCGGCTGGCCGACGCCATCCTGGACGGTCTGCGACAACTCATCTCGGCCGGCACCGACCCTGCCGCCGGGCCCGCCACCGGCCCCGCCCGGGCCACCGAAGGCACCCCCCTCACCGATGTCAGCGCCACCGACATGGCCGCGATTCTGAAGAGGTTCTCCGCATGA